In a single window of the Tellurirhabdus bombi genome:
- the surE gene encoding 5'/3'-nucleotidase SurE, which produces MPQQKPLILVSNDDGITAYGIRTLVHIMKELGDVVVVAPNSPQSGMGHAITIASPLRLYKTDIFDDIPAYECSGTPADCVKLAKHYVLKDRAPDLVVSGINHGSNTSISVLYSGTMSAAIEAAIEGIPAIGFSLCDFARDADFSHTHDHIKRIVTQVLTNGLKKGVALNVNFPAKSNEPLREIRVCRQADAKWQEVFDHRQDPHGRGYFWMAGNFVNYDTGKDTDEFALSENCTSVVPCQYDLTAYETIKNMQQWDFNQQVG; this is translated from the coding sequence ATGCCGCAACAGAAACCGTTGATTTTAGTATCGAATGATGATGGAATTACCGCCTATGGCATTCGTACGCTGGTGCATATAATGAAAGAATTGGGCGATGTGGTAGTAGTAGCCCCCAACAGCCCGCAATCTGGTATGGGCCATGCCATTACCATTGCTTCTCCACTTCGTTTGTACAAAACAGATATATTCGACGATATTCCGGCTTATGAATGCTCTGGAACACCCGCCGACTGCGTGAAACTGGCCAAGCATTACGTATTAAAAGACCGCGCGCCGGATCTGGTGGTGAGCGGCATTAATCACGGCAGCAATACGTCCATCAGCGTGTTGTATTCGGGTACCATGTCGGCGGCCATCGAAGCGGCCATCGAAGGGATTCCAGCCATCGGGTTTTCGCTCTGTGATTTTGCCCGCGATGCCGATTTTTCGCATACGCACGACCATATTAAACGCATCGTAACTCAAGTGCTGACGAATGGCCTGAAAAAAGGGGTGGCGCTGAACGTCAACTTCCCGGCCAAGTCGAACGAGCCACTTCGGGAAATCCGGGTTTGTCGGCAAGCAGATGCCAAGTGGCAGGAAGTTTTTGATCATCGGCAGGATCCGCACGGACGGGGGTATTTCTGGATGGCGGGTAACTTTGTGAATTACGACACCGGCAAGGATACCGACGAATTTGCGTTATCAGAGAACTGCACGTCGGTGGTTCCGTGTCAGTATGACCTGACGGCTTACGAAACCATTAAAAACATGCAACAGTGGGATTTTAACCAACAGGTAGGTTAA
- a CDS encoding GNAT family N-acetyltransferase, with protein sequence MSLAFHTATTRDIPALIALQQQIWEPTYRPILEPDQIKYMFDTIYSPDALAEQMGPKNHTFVLAYAESTLIGFAAFSEDAEAGSYKLHKLYVLPTVQGRGWGRQLLEEVVRRCQRLEGSRLLLNVNRHNPALQFYIRQGFAIVREEDIPIGPYWMNDFVMELPLQKL encoded by the coding sequence ATGTCGCTTGCATTTCATACCGCAACTACCCGGGATATTCCCGCCCTGATTGCGCTTCAACAGCAGATTTGGGAACCTACTTACCGCCCCATTCTGGAACCCGATCAGATTAAGTATATGTTTGACACCATTTATTCGCCAGACGCGCTGGCCGAGCAAATGGGCCCCAAAAATCATACGTTCGTTCTGGCTTATGCTGAAAGTACATTAATTGGCTTTGCCGCTTTTTCGGAGGATGCGGAAGCCGGAAGCTATAAACTGCATAAGCTCTATGTCCTGCCCACGGTGCAGGGGCGCGGCTGGGGGCGGCAACTCCTGGAGGAAGTTGTGCGGCGGTGCCAACGCCTTGAGGGAAGTCGGCTGCTCCTGAACGTCAATCGCCACAATCCTGCCCTCCAGTTTTACATTCGGCAGGGATTTGCCATTGTTCGGGAAGAAGATATTCCCATTGGCCCCTACTGGATGAATGATTTTGTGATGGAATTGCCGCTACAGAAGCTGTAG
- the trhO gene encoding oxygen-dependent tRNA uridine(34) hydroxylase TrhO, giving the protein MKPYRVLLYYCYTPIENPDQFREEHHLLCLNLNLLGRIIVAAEGLNGTVSGLAADCEKYMEIVKADPRFATLEFKVEEHEAHTFQKLHVRVKAEIVNSDLPVDPRKQTGKHLEPAEFKQMLNDEDVVLVDMRSNYEHSVGKFKGAITFDMENLRELPDHMDEIAHLKSKKIITYCTGGIKCEKASAYLLQQGFENVYQLHGGIIKYGLEEGGEDFDGKCYVFDNRIAVDVNQVNPEVISGCYRCGQKTDRMINCASPACNNHVALCEACGWDHQGTCADACKADPQIRAYDGTGYYSKKTESYTPLQGYLSRQSLVSNQD; this is encoded by the coding sequence ATGAAACCATACCGCGTCTTACTTTACTACTGCTATACACCGATTGAAAATCCAGACCAGTTTCGGGAGGAGCATCACCTTTTGTGCCTGAATTTGAATCTGTTGGGGCGGATTATCGTAGCTGCCGAGGGGTTGAATGGAACTGTTTCGGGACTTGCCGCCGATTGTGAAAAATATATGGAGATCGTAAAAGCTGATCCACGCTTTGCGACTCTGGAGTTTAAAGTGGAAGAGCACGAGGCGCACACTTTTCAGAAATTACATGTGCGCGTGAAAGCGGAAATTGTGAATTCAGACCTGCCGGTCGATCCCCGAAAACAAACGGGTAAGCACCTGGAACCCGCTGAATTCAAGCAAATGCTGAACGATGAAGACGTGGTTTTGGTCGACATGCGTTCGAATTACGAACATTCGGTGGGAAAATTCAAAGGGGCCATCACCTTCGACATGGAGAACCTCCGGGAGTTGCCCGACCACATGGACGAAATTGCGCACCTGAAGTCGAAAAAAATCATTACGTACTGCACGGGAGGTATTAAATGCGAAAAAGCCAGCGCCTACCTGCTTCAGCAAGGTTTTGAAAATGTGTACCAGTTGCACGGCGGTATCATTAAATACGGTCTGGAAGAAGGCGGCGAAGATTTTGACGGTAAATGTTATGTTTTCGACAACCGCATTGCGGTGGATGTCAATCAGGTAAATCCAGAAGTGATTTCGGGCTGTTACCGCTGTGGTCAGAAAACCGACCGGATGATTAACTGTGCCAGTCCAGCCTGCAACAACCACGTGGCGCTCTGTGAAGCCTGCGGCTGGGACCACCAGGGAACCTGCGCCGATGCCTGCAAAGCGGATCCGCAAATTCGGGCTTACGACGGCACGGGTTATTACAGCAAGAAAACGGAAAGCTATACGCCTTTGCAGGGGTATCTGAGCCGACAATCGCTGGTCAGCAACCAGGACTAG
- a CDS encoding deoxynucleoside kinase has product MHIAITGNIGAGKTTLSGILARHYGWDVLVEAVEDNPYLKDFYADMGRWSFNLQIYFLNSRFEQVIQIRESGKSVIQDRTIYEDAYIFAKNLYDSELLSSRDYQTYRSLFDNMLALVRPPDLMIYLRADLPKLVSQIHKRGRDFEQSISETYLQNLNRYYEEFIQEYTDGNLLIIDVNELDYANRPDDLQQVIAQVDASLAQLEGVGTTR; this is encoded by the coding sequence ATGCATATTGCTATTACTGGAAATATCGGCGCCGGAAAAACAACGCTGTCAGGAATTTTGGCTCGTCATTACGGATGGGACGTACTGGTTGAGGCCGTGGAAGACAATCCCTACCTCAAAGATTTTTATGCCGACATGGGGCGTTGGTCTTTCAACCTGCAAATTTACTTCTTGAACAGTCGCTTTGAGCAGGTCATTCAGATTCGGGAAAGCGGGAAAAGCGTCATTCAGGACCGAACGATCTATGAAGACGCCTATATTTTTGCTAAAAACCTCTATGACAGCGAGTTGCTTTCCAGCCGGGACTACCAAACGTACCGGAGCCTTTTCGATAACATGCTGGCGCTGGTTCGTCCGCCCGATCTGATGATTTACCTGCGGGCTGATCTACCGAAACTGGTTTCCCAGATTCATAAGCGGGGGCGCGATTTTGAACAGTCAATCAGCGAAACTTATTTGCAGAATCTAAATCGGTATTATGAAGAATTTATTCAGGAATATACCGACGGCAATTTATTAATCATCGATGTTAATGAGTTGGATTACGCCAATCGTCCCGATGATTTACAGCAAGTAATTGCCCAGGTTGACGCGTCGCTCGCCCAGCTTGAAGGGGTTGGAACAACCAGGTAG
- a CDS encoding winged helix-turn-helix domain-containing protein — protein sequence MANLQINGRIWLEGQERFFGIGRMQLLEGIQRTGSINQAAKAMNMSYKRAWDLVHSMNKQAQAPLVITQTGGEHGGGAVVTEEGQKYLTYYRGLQERFQQFLQQEIQHLPDSH from the coding sequence ATGGCCAACTTACAAATTAACGGACGAATCTGGCTCGAAGGACAAGAGCGCTTTTTTGGTATTGGACGCATGCAGTTACTGGAAGGTATTCAACGCACCGGTTCCATCAACCAGGCGGCGAAAGCCATGAATATGTCGTATAAGCGGGCCTGGGATTTGGTTCATTCGATGAATAAACAAGCCCAGGCCCCTTTGGTTATTACCCAAACCGGCGGCGAACACGGTGGCGGAGCGGTAGTGACCGAAGAAGGACAGAAATACCTCACTTACTACCGCGGCCTTCAGGAACGTTTTCAGCAGTTTTTGCAGCAGGAAATCCAGCATTTACCAGACAGCCATTAA
- a CDS encoding PAS domain S-box protein, which translates to MTGDHRVLADELKAANERFELLATVTRDAIREWNLEENTIWWNDRFAELFGYPSKETTSATDAWYDRIHPNDQDRVWKSCQAALEDQKASWTESYSMRRADGTYVQVHDQAVIQFQEAKAIRLVASLVILPTQANAEKSEIPLLRTLVDGSADLMSILELDGVNSYLNQAGMELLGFDTKEQVLKFPISQLHTPEDFEFVRTKVIPIVLEKGRWEGQMNVRHLKSGEVFPVYNNSIRIDDPVTGEPCAVGAVMRDLRPELAARKALTESTELFRNITTASSAALWITDENQAITYVNQRWIDWTGAPLVQHLGSGWLHFVLEEDRSNAAQLFLADFQARRYHESQFRIQHLNGPVRWVVCTGNPQYGPNGEFSGYIGAILDVTERVRAEQELRASEARFRDLIDNAPLPIAVYTGPELTIQVANEALLTAWGRDESVLGKTYRQALPELENLPYFQIAEEVFATGKAVQNDEGRADFVVDGQVHTAYFNYSYKALHNAEGDVYGVINTAVDITKQVVTRKQLEEVEVSLRGAIELAQLGTWELDPQTWTLSYSDRIRDWFGYSSNSVRLATLDQATNAIIEEDRERIVASLLRATAPGSDGIYEEEYTVKNQKNGQERILHAQAKAFFNENGEAYLLRGTAQDITARKKIEWELAWQIQERTEELQAINEELNATNEELSEANLRLQQSNENLQQFAYAASHDLQEPLRKIQSFGSLLQTHYAQNLSDGGLDLLQRSRAAAERMSLLVRDLLTYSRLTTQPGEYTSVNLSALVKDVLSDLELAIQEKEARITIDPLPRVLGNARQLTQLLHNLLSNGIKFHQPGDAPIIHVSSHVASVDEIYAIAELSTLRTYICLEVQDSGIGFDEKYLDRIFNMFQRLHGRERYPGTGVGLALCRKVVENHQGYITAKSQPGHGATFQVYLPGLSPESN; encoded by the coding sequence ATGACGGGCGACCATCGGGTGTTAGCGGACGAATTAAAAGCGGCCAACGAACGATTTGAATTATTGGCTACCGTAACACGGGATGCTATTCGGGAATGGAATCTGGAAGAAAACACAATTTGGTGGAATGATCGTTTTGCTGAGTTATTTGGCTATCCGTCGAAAGAAACGACATCAGCAACCGATGCTTGGTACGACCGCATTCATCCGAACGATCAGGACCGGGTCTGGAAAAGTTGCCAGGCCGCATTAGAAGATCAGAAGGCTTCCTGGACAGAGAGCTATTCCATGCGCCGGGCCGATGGGACTTATGTTCAGGTGCATGATCAGGCCGTGATTCAATTTCAGGAGGCAAAGGCCATTCGGCTCGTAGCGTCCTTGGTAATTTTACCCACCCAAGCTAACGCGGAAAAAAGCGAAATTCCGCTGCTACGTACGCTGGTGGATGGAAGCGCCGATTTAATGTCCATACTGGAATTAGACGGAGTGAATTCGTACCTCAATCAGGCAGGTATGGAGCTGTTGGGTTTTGATACCAAAGAGCAGGTCCTGAAATTTCCCATTTCGCAACTGCATACACCCGAAGATTTTGAGTTTGTTCGTACCAAAGTTATTCCAATAGTTTTAGAAAAAGGGCGATGGGAGGGCCAGATGAACGTCCGGCACCTGAAATCAGGGGAGGTGTTTCCTGTTTACAACAACAGCATTCGTATCGATGATCCGGTAACCGGAGAACCCTGCGCGGTAGGGGCTGTTATGCGGGATTTGCGCCCGGAGCTGGCCGCCCGGAAAGCCCTTACGGAAAGTACCGAACTTTTCCGAAATATCACCACTGCTTCTTCCGCTGCATTGTGGATTACGGATGAAAACCAGGCGATAACCTACGTCAACCAGCGTTGGATTGACTGGACAGGGGCACCATTGGTGCAACATCTAGGGAGCGGGTGGCTTCACTTTGTGCTGGAAGAAGACCGTTCGAATGCGGCTCAACTATTTCTGGCGGATTTTCAGGCTCGGCGATACCACGAAAGCCAGTTCCGAATCCAGCACCTGAACGGGCCGGTACGGTGGGTAGTTTGTACCGGAAATCCGCAATACGGCCCCAATGGCGAGTTCAGTGGCTACATTGGTGCCATTCTCGACGTGACGGAGCGAGTTCGGGCAGAACAGGAACTCCGGGCCAGTGAGGCTCGCTTTCGCGATTTGATTGACAATGCGCCCTTGCCCATTGCCGTTTATACAGGACCGGAACTGACAATTCAGGTAGCCAACGAAGCACTGCTAACCGCTTGGGGCAGAGACGAATCTGTTCTCGGAAAAACCTACCGCCAAGCCCTGCCTGAATTGGAGAACTTGCCTTATTTTCAGATTGCGGAGGAGGTATTCGCTACCGGAAAGGCGGTGCAAAACGATGAGGGACGAGCCGACTTTGTTGTTGATGGGCAGGTACATACCGCCTATTTTAACTACAGTTACAAGGCCTTACACAATGCCGAAGGAGACGTGTACGGGGTGATCAATACCGCTGTCGATATTACCAAACAGGTGGTGACTCGCAAACAACTGGAAGAGGTCGAAGTGAGCCTGCGGGGAGCCATTGAACTGGCGCAGCTAGGCACCTGGGAACTGGATCCTCAAACCTGGACTCTTTCGTATTCTGATCGAATCAGAGATTGGTTTGGGTATTCCTCTAATTCGGTGAGATTGGCAACTCTGGATCAGGCGACTAACGCCATTATTGAGGAGGATCGGGAACGCATTGTTGCGTCTCTTCTCCGGGCCACCGCACCGGGTTCGGATGGGATTTACGAAGAAGAATACACCGTCAAAAATCAGAAAAACGGCCAGGAACGCATTCTCCACGCCCAGGCGAAAGCGTTCTTCAACGAAAACGGAGAAGCCTACCTGCTGCGGGGAACGGCGCAGGATATAACGGCCCGGAAAAAAATCGAATGGGAACTAGCCTGGCAAATACAGGAGCGTACGGAAGAATTGCAGGCAATTAACGAAGAGTTAAATGCCACGAACGAAGAGCTCTCAGAAGCAAACCTGCGGCTCCAGCAAAGCAACGAAAACTTACAGCAGTTTGCCTACGCAGCCAGCCATGATTTGCAGGAACCGCTGCGAAAAATTCAGTCTTTCGGTAGTCTGTTGCAAACGCATTACGCCCAAAATTTGAGCGATGGGGGGCTGGATTTGCTTCAGCGAAGCCGCGCCGCTGCCGAACGAATGTCGTTGTTGGTCCGGGATTTATTGACGTATTCGCGCTTAACCACGCAGCCCGGGGAATATACGTCAGTGAACTTATCGGCCTTAGTAAAAGACGTTCTTTCCGATTTGGAACTCGCGATTCAGGAAAAAGAGGCCCGCATTACGATTGATCCTCTGCCGCGCGTGTTGGGAAATGCCCGCCAGCTCACCCAACTGCTTCATAATCTGCTTTCGAACGGGATAAAATTTCATCAGCCTGGAGATGCACCCATTATTCACGTCAGCAGTCATGTCGCTTCCGTGGATGAAATCTACGCCATCGCGGAATTATCCACATTGCGTACTTACATTTGTCTGGAAGTGCAGGATTCGGGCATTGGTTTCGACGAAAAATACCTGGATCGCATCTTCAACATGTTTCAGCGGCTGCATGGGCGCGAACGCTATCCGGGCACGGGGGTCGGACTGGCACTTTGCCGGAAAGTAGTCGAAAACCACCAGGGGTATATTACTGCCAAGAGCCAACCCGGACACGGGGCTACATTTCAGGTGTATTTGCCCGGTCTATCGCCGGAAAGTAATTAA
- a CDS encoding DUF4136 domain-containing protein, with amino-acid sequence MKTIFLLAAFALLTSCSTSRVVKTEAADSFDLSRYKTYNFYSVETTGDTVTGLIRPQVDQLKAAISRQLEARGLKQVAPQPDLLINIGLAVNEKVQTRQTSLLTDPPNYIGQRRYSWRAQDVEVGRYKQGTVDIHLVDRARSEMVWQGVVEGVLPDNPEKRQQRIEESMVKLFKTLK; translated from the coding sequence ATGAAGACTATTTTTTTGCTGGCCGCTTTTGCCTTACTGACAAGTTGCAGTACGTCCAGAGTGGTTAAAACCGAAGCTGCCGACTCGTTTGATTTATCGCGGTATAAAACCTATAATTTCTATTCCGTAGAAACAACCGGCGATACGGTCACCGGCTTGATTCGTCCCCAAGTTGACCAACTGAAAGCCGCAATCAGTCGGCAGCTGGAGGCACGTGGGCTGAAGCAAGTAGCCCCCCAACCTGATTTGCTGATTAATATTGGTCTGGCCGTTAATGAGAAAGTACAGACCCGGCAAACCAGTCTGCTAACTGACCCTCCCAATTACATTGGCCAGCGGCGTTATTCATGGCGAGCCCAGGACGTTGAAGTCGGGCGTTACAAGCAGGGAACTGTCGATATTCACCTTGTAGACCGGGCCCGAAGCGAAATGGTGTGGCAAGGTGTGGTAGAAGGTGTCTTGCCCGATAACCCGGAAAAGCGTCAGCAACGCATTGAAGAAAGCATGGTGAAGTTATTTAAAACACTAAAATAA
- a CDS encoding DUF3127 domain-containing protein — protein sequence MALEVIGKLLKVLPEQTGQGKNGAWVKQNFVVETIDQFPKQVCFLAWGEKANDLKQFATGDTLRVLFSLESREYNDRWYTDVRAWRIELAEGETASAPAASAPAARPSESKAPAKQQQPLTSFYEEDGNELPF from the coding sequence ATGGCACTGGAAGTAATCGGTAAACTTTTAAAAGTTCTGCCCGAACAGACGGGACAAGGGAAAAATGGCGCTTGGGTCAAGCAAAACTTTGTGGTTGAGACCATCGATCAATTTCCTAAACAAGTCTGCTTTCTGGCTTGGGGCGAAAAAGCCAATGATCTGAAACAGTTTGCAACGGGCGATACCCTGCGGGTATTGTTTAGCTTGGAATCACGTGAATACAACGATCGCTGGTATACGGATGTGCGTGCCTGGCGAATTGAATTAGCCGAAGGAGAAACGGCGTCGGCACCGGCTGCATCGGCGCCCGCTGCTCGCCCGAGTGAGTCGAAAGCACCCGCTAAGCAACAACAACCGCTGACTAGCTTTTACGAAGAAGATGGCAACGAATTGCCATTCTAA
- the elbB gene encoding isoprenoid biosynthesis glyoxalase ElbB, whose amino-acid sequence MKIGVLLHGNGVYDGTEIQEAVFTLLALAELGAEAICLAPNIAQHHVVNHLTGEEMPESRNVLVESARIARGDIRDLATITSDELDGLVMPGGFGTAKNLTKWASEGPQGAILEPIKRLILDLIQQRKPIVGLCMSPTTLAKALEGSSISAQLTVGTDQESSPYDIAAISAGVRSLGQETIMKTVREICVDSENRIITAPCYMMEASILEVRANIKQAIEQMMLFFETTEHTA is encoded by the coding sequence ATGAAAATTGGCGTATTACTACACGGAAACGGGGTTTATGACGGCACGGAAATTCAGGAAGCCGTATTTACTCTTTTGGCTTTAGCTGAGCTCGGAGCCGAAGCCATTTGCCTGGCACCTAACATTGCCCAACACCATGTGGTCAACCACCTAACGGGCGAAGAAATGCCCGAGAGCCGCAATGTTTTGGTCGAATCGGCCCGGATTGCGCGGGGCGACATCCGTGATCTGGCCACGATTACATCCGATGAGCTGGATGGCCTGGTTATGCCCGGCGGCTTTGGGACGGCTAAAAACCTTACGAAATGGGCTTCTGAAGGTCCACAGGGCGCTATTCTGGAACCAATCAAGCGGTTAATTCTGGATTTGATTCAGCAGAGAAAACCAATTGTAGGTCTTTGTATGAGCCCCACCACCCTCGCGAAAGCGCTGGAAGGGAGCTCTATTTCCGCCCAGCTAACCGTGGGAACCGATCAGGAAAGCTCACCCTATGATATTGCCGCCATTTCGGCCGGGGTTCGTTCATTAGGTCAGGAAACTATCATGAAAACCGTGCGGGAAATATGTGTTGATTCAGAAAATCGAATCATTACAGCCCCTTGTTATATGATGGAAGCTTCGATTCTCGAGGTGCGCGCTAATATCAAACAGGCCATCGAGCAAATGATGCTTTTTTTCGAAACTACGGAGCATACCGCCTGA
- a CDS encoding carboxypeptidase-like regulatory domain-containing protein — MKPKGWLASKRRSDRTGKIDLFHWMPQTNYMLTAIKYSALFALLLFVSCSKREDQPVRVYGTVVDSLGAPLSGVHFELMIKKRDTFPTFILPIAEATSAQDGSYEIKGVVPKDYKLPFVEITHIDRQGVHIYPKRIYTKEANGKLQQTTALFLKKNKTTHEIHVVLY; from the coding sequence ATGAAACCCAAAGGCTGGTTGGCCTCAAAAAGAAGGTCCGATCGGACCGGCAAAATTGATCTGTTTCACTGGATGCCCCAAACCAACTATATGCTTACCGCTATCAAGTATAGTGCGCTGTTTGCTTTATTACTTTTTGTCTCCTGTAGCAAAAGGGAAGATCAGCCTGTGCGTGTTTATGGAACGGTGGTTGATTCGCTGGGGGCCCCGCTCTCAGGGGTTCATTTCGAACTGATGATTAAAAAAAGGGACACCTTTCCGACTTTCATCTTGCCTATCGCCGAGGCAACCTCCGCCCAGGACGGCTCGTACGAGATCAAAGGCGTTGTACCCAAAGATTATAAGCTGCCCTTTGTGGAGATCACGCATATTGATCGCCAAGGGGTCCATATTTACCCCAAACGAATCTACACCAAAGAGGCGAACGGAAAGTTGCAGCAGACTACCGCCTTGTTCTTAAAGAAAAACAAGACTACCCATGAAATCCATGTGGTTTTATACTGA
- a CDS encoding FkbM family methyltransferase, with product MPLKSLLRILGHQKWIRFGIRDRIIRTFDNIDTRPKELFSVPFFGQTYTGDLSVYIDWSTYYYGSYEGEELSLMRDALTGVADPIVLDIGANIGHHSLFASTLAKEVHAFEPFPEVFSKIYDKIKINSINNIKVHEIGLGETNETLPYSVPSNSNTGVGSFSGEAVNNSSTIYLPIRVGDEYLKSYNLPKIDYIKMDIEGFESQALRGLKNTILFHRPIVFFEWSAYGRKLNIESESLFPKDYTVYNFISKQPYLGVFSKRGYILVADQSPFRDGNKIAIPNEQIARFNSIKSL from the coding sequence ATGCCTCTTAAATCCCTACTTCGCATACTTGGCCATCAAAAATGGATCCGTTTTGGTATACGTGATCGAATAATTCGAACCTTCGATAATATTGATACACGACCCAAAGAATTATTTAGTGTACCCTTCTTTGGTCAAACCTATACTGGTGATCTTTCTGTCTATATAGATTGGAGTACATATTATTATGGATCCTATGAAGGGGAAGAATTAAGTTTGATGCGCGATGCACTGACTGGAGTAGCCGATCCTATAGTATTAGATATAGGGGCTAATATTGGCCATCATTCTCTTTTTGCTTCAACTTTAGCCAAAGAGGTACATGCTTTTGAGCCTTTCCCAGAGGTCTTTTCTAAAATTTATGATAAGATAAAAATTAACTCAATTAATAATATTAAAGTTCACGAAATAGGATTAGGGGAGACTAATGAGACCTTACCCTACTCTGTACCGTCAAATTCTAATACTGGCGTTGGTTCTTTTAGTGGTGAAGCTGTTAATAATTCATCTACGATATATTTACCAATTAGAGTAGGCGATGAATACCTAAAATCATATAATCTCCCTAAAATAGATTATATCAAGATGGACATTGAAGGCTTTGAATCACAAGCACTTAGAGGACTAAAAAATACTATTCTTTTTCATAGGCCGATTGTTTTCTTTGAGTGGAGCGCTTACGGGAGAAAGTTAAACATTGAATCGGAATCACTCTTTCCTAAGGATTATACCGTTTATAATTTTATTTCTAAACAACCTTATTTAGGCGTTTTTTCTAAGCGAGGATATATATTAGTCGCAGATCAATCGCCATTTAGAGACGGAAATAAGATTGCAATCCCAAACGAACAAATAGCTAGATTTAATAGCATAAAAAGTTTATAA
- a CDS encoding exosortase/archaeosortase family protein — MQNNLSKSLDIPYLIKFFVTFIALYYFNIFYNGLVDPKNSYSAFLDNFLNYIEWLKMSILYTASLITHLFGVDSYVIPPQLIKTPAGATVIISYECLGLGVLSFWVAFVIANSNPWRRKLYWCLGGILLIWLINCFRIGLLLTALEKRWPLNNYIDHHDLFTIAAYGVIFLLIYLYSEEKEEKTYELSDLPAA, encoded by the coding sequence ATCGTTAGATATCCCTTATCTAATTAAGTTTTTTGTTACGTTTATAGCCTTGTATTATTTTAATATTTTTTATAACGGACTGGTAGACCCCAAGAATAGTTATAGCGCATTCCTGGATAACTTCCTCAACTATATTGAGTGGCTGAAAATGTCCATTCTATACACCGCTAGCTTGATTACCCACTTGTTTGGAGTTGATTCCTATGTAATCCCGCCACAATTGATAAAAACACCCGCAGGAGCTACTGTAATTATATCTTATGAGTGCCTGGGCTTAGGCGTCTTAAGCTTTTGGGTGGCTTTCGTGATTGCCAACAGCAACCCCTGGAGACGAAAGCTCTACTGGTGTTTGGGGGGGATTCTCTTAATTTGGCTTATTAACTGTTTTCGGATTGGGTTGCTGCTAACTGCGCTGGAAAAAAGATGGCCCCTAAATAATTACATCGATCATCACGACCTGTTTACGATAGCGGCTTACGGAGTCATTTTCCTGCTGATATACCTCTATAGTGAGGAGAAAGAAGAGAAAACGTATGAGTTGAGTGATTTGCCTGCTGCTTGA